One genomic region from Quercus robur chromosome 4, dhQueRobu3.1, whole genome shotgun sequence encodes:
- the LOC126724106 gene encoding uncharacterized protein LOC126724106: protein MALDPQPTPTTTTTTTTITTRPLTNINTNTSPAQPARPVYVQNPHPHHQHHQIPHLYPQVRSPNPAQQGILYPVASSGRGFIPKPPLQNSVTVATNNNVTTAATTTTTTSGVGVGYPTRPLVSYPQVHVMRPPLHHLHQQHPTSQLPSATNPIKGIPISTHQKVAPPTSVSDYNGYKDPRDKSMDAFSRGKTLDESLYTIRDRKVNITPDASLYALCRSWLRNGISEEFQPQYGDVVRPFPKPLPISTASTHLSKKKEGEEEEEEDEEGDVSVEDLSPKDLLKRHVKHAKKVRARLREERLRRIARYKSRLALLLPPLVEQFRNDTAARN from the exons ATGGCCTTGGATCCCCAACCCactcccaccaccaccaccacaaccaccaccatcaccacacGTCCTctcacaaacataaacacaaacacatccCCTGCACAACCAGCAAGACCCGTGTATGTTCAAAACCCACATCCCCACCACCAGCACCACCAAATCCCCCATTTGTACCCACAAGTCCGATCCCCAAACCCCGCCCAACAAGGAATCCTCTACCCTGTTGCCTCCTCTGGCCGTGGCTTCATTCCCAAACCACCTCTTCAAAACTCTGTCACTGTTGCCACCAACAACAATGTTACAACAGCAgcaactactactactactacaagTGGTGTTGGTGTTGGGTACCCCACTCGGCCTTTGGTCTCTTATCCTCAAGTCCATGTGATGAGGCCTCCTCTTCACCACTTACACCAGCAACACCCAACTTCTCAGCTCCCCTCTGCTACAAACCCCATCAAGGGCATTCCTATCTCTACGCACCAAAAG GTTGCTCCTCCAACTTCAGTTTCTGACTATAATGGCTATAAGGATCCCAG GGACAAAAGTATGGATGCTTTCTCTAGAGGCAAAACTTTAGACGAGTCTTTGTACACGATCAGAGATCGAAAA GTCAATATAACACCAGATGCTTCTCTATATGCACTTTGTCGATCATGGTTGAGGAATGGTATCTCTGAAGAATTTCAG CCACAATATGGGGATGTTGTGAGGCCTTTCCCAAAACCTTTGCCTATATCCACGGCAAGCACTCATCtgtcaaagaaaaaggaaggtgaagaagaagaagaagaagatgaggag GGTGACGTATCTGTTGAGGATTTATCACCGAAAGATCTGTTAAAGAGACACGTTAAGCATGCTAAAAAGGTTCGAGCGCG ATTAAGGGAAGAGCGGTTACGACGAATTGCGAGGTATAAGAGTAGGCTTGCTCTTCTCCTTCCTCCCCTTGTAGAACAGTTCAGAAATGATACAGCTGCTAGAAACTGA
- the LOC126724111 gene encoding protein N-terminal asparagine amidohydrolase isoform X2, protein MIFVGGVPFSSSSQGNTLVALMEDPILVSAANSFKAIPERKFSVYEESGMDRLTKNKWVYLFQREYGTVDPAFVDFVGTDEATTCVGIVIRNKKNGMTSVSHMDSPNIVDMGLSQMLLHVVDHNMDAELDVLSVHLVGGFEDVSPNYVYSSTRSESQEQLDGHSFPLCAKIVEALFTRPENFHVQTLFVLGHNTRRDSEGNAYPIFHGLVVETSTGLVTPACFDRTSRCPDEIVRKIRVTSAYEDPSWSGKLLETYDTQTDQFRIASCCWSFRQKYISLTLQSLSDSEILLRCSTSPSAEAPDFVDNLRRKWEYLIEHPDWRETFPRKQPRVFERTGDGGWKRC, encoded by the exons ATGATATTTGTTGGTGGGGTCCCATTTTCATCTTCGTCTCAG GGAAATACCCTGGTTGCTTTGATGGAAGACCCTATTTTGGTATCTGCCGCAAATTCATTCAAGGCTATTCCAGAGAGGAAGTTCTCAGTTTATGAAGAGTCTGGCATGGATAGATTGACGAAGAATAAATGGGTTTATCTGTTCCAAAGAGAATATGGAACTGTTGACCCTGCATTTGTTGAT TTTGTTGGCACTGATGAAGCAACAACCTGTGTGGGCATTGTTATTCGCAACAAGAAAAATGGAAT GACGTCAGTTTCTCATATGGATTCTCCAAATATTGTGGACATGGGCCTCTCCCAGATGTTATTGCATGTTGTTGATCACAATATGGATGCTGAGTTGGATGTACTTTCT GTGCATCTTGTCGGTGGCTTTGAAGATGTTTCACCAAAT TATGTTTACTCTAGCACTAGATCAGAAAGCCAGGAACAGTTGGATGGTCATTCCTTTCCATTGTGTGCCAAAATAGTTGAAGCTTTGTTCACAAGACCAGAGAATTTTCATGTTCAGACTCTCTTTGTTCTTGGGCATAACACCAGAAGGGATTCCGAAGGGAATGCATACCCCATTTTCCATGGTTTAGTG GTAGAAACTTCCACTGGATTAGTTACCCCTGCCTGTTTTGATAGAACTTCAAGATGTCCGGATGAGATTGTTAGGAAAATTCGAGTAACATCAGCCTATGAGGACCCCAGTTGGAGTGGCAAGTTGCTTGAGACATATGATACTCAAACTGATCAATTCAGAATTGCTTCATGCTGCTG GAGCTTTCgccaaaaatatatttctttgaCACTACAAAGTCTTTCTGATTCAGAAATTCTCCTCAGATGTTCCACTTCTCCTTCTGCTGAGGCCCCAGATTTTGTGGATAATTTAAGAAG GAAATGGGAGTATCTGATTGAACATCCAGATTGGAGAGAAACCTTTCCTAGGAAGCAGCCACGAGTCTTCGAGAGGACGGGGGATGGAGGTTGGAAAAG GTGCTGA
- the LOC126724111 gene encoding protein N-terminal asparagine amidohydrolase isoform X10, translating into MIFVGGVPFSSSSQGNTLVALMEDPILVSAANSFKAIPERKFSVYEESGMDRLTKNKWVYLFQREYGTVDPAFVDFVGTDEATTCVGIVIRNKKNGMTSVSHMDSPNIVDMGLSQMLLHVVDHNMDAELDVLSVHLVGGFEDVSPNYVYSSTRSESQEQLDGHSFPLCAKIVEALFTRPENFHVQTLFVLGHNTRRDSEGNAYPIFHGLVVETSTGLVTPACFDRTSRCPDEIVRKIRVTSAYEDPSWSGKLLETYDTQTDQFRIASCCWYNC; encoded by the exons ATGATATTTGTTGGTGGGGTCCCATTTTCATCTTCGTCTCAG GGAAATACCCTGGTTGCTTTGATGGAAGACCCTATTTTGGTATCTGCCGCAAATTCATTCAAGGCTATTCCAGAGAGGAAGTTCTCAGTTTATGAAGAGTCTGGCATGGATAGATTGACGAAGAATAAATGGGTTTATCTGTTCCAAAGAGAATATGGAACTGTTGACCCTGCATTTGTTGAT TTTGTTGGCACTGATGAAGCAACAACCTGTGTGGGCATTGTTATTCGCAACAAGAAAAATGGAAT GACGTCAGTTTCTCATATGGATTCTCCAAATATTGTGGACATGGGCCTCTCCCAGATGTTATTGCATGTTGTTGATCACAATATGGATGCTGAGTTGGATGTACTTTCT GTGCATCTTGTCGGTGGCTTTGAAGATGTTTCACCAAAT TATGTTTACTCTAGCACTAGATCAGAAAGCCAGGAACAGTTGGATGGTCATTCCTTTCCATTGTGTGCCAAAATAGTTGAAGCTTTGTTCACAAGACCAGAGAATTTTCATGTTCAGACTCTCTTTGTTCTTGGGCATAACACCAGAAGGGATTCCGAAGGGAATGCATACCCCATTTTCCATGGTTTAGTG GTAGAAACTTCCACTGGATTAGTTACCCCTGCCTGTTTTGATAGAACTTCAAGATGTCCGGATGAGATTGTTAGGAAAATTCGAGTAACATCAGCCTATGAGGACCCCAGTTGGAGTGGCAAGTTGCTTGAGACATATGATACTCAAACTGATCAATTCAGAATTGCTTCATGCTGCTGGTACAATTGTTAA
- the LOC126724111 gene encoding protein N-terminal asparagine amidohydrolase isoform X1 — translation MIFVGGVPFSSSSQGNTLVALMEDPILVSAANSFKAIPERKFSVYEESGMDRLTKNKWVYLFQREYGTVDPAFVDFVGTDEATTCVGIVIRNKKNGMTSVSHMDSPNIVDMGLSQMLLHVVDHNMDAELDVLSVHLVGGFEDVSPNYVYSSTRSESQEQLDGHSFPLCAKIVEALFTRPENFHVQTLFVLGHNTRRDSEGNAYPIFHGLVVETSTGLVTPACFDRTSRCPDEIVRKIRVTSAYEDPSWSGKLLETYDTQTDQFRIASCCWSFRQKYISLTLQSLSDSEILLRCSTSPSAEAPDFVDNLRRKWEYLIEHPDWRETFPRKQPRVFERTGDGGWKRC, via the exons ATGATATTTGTTGGTGGGGTCCCATTTTCATCTTCGTCTCAG GGAAATACCCTGGTTGCTTTGATGGAAGACCCTATTTTGGTATCTGCCGCAAATTCATTCAAGGCTATTCCAGAGAGGAAGTTCTCAGTTTATGAAGAGTCTGGCATGGATAGATTGACGAAGAATAAATGGGTTTATCTGTTCCAAAGAGAATATGGAACTGTTGACCCTGCATTTGTTGAT TTTGTTGGCACTGATGAAGCAACAACCTGTGTGGGCATTGTTATTCGCAACAAGAAAAATGGAAT GACGTCAGTTTCTCATATGGATTCTCCAAATATTGTGGACATGGGCCTCTCCCAGATGTTATTGCATGTTGTTGATCACAATATGGATGCTGAGTTGGATGTACTTTCT GTGCATCTTGTCGGTGGCTTTGAAGATGTTTCACCAAAT TATGTTTACTCTAGCACTAGATCAGAAAGCCAGGAACAGTTGGATGGTCATTCCTTTCCATTGTGTGCCAAAATAGTTGAAGCTTTGTTCACAAGACCAGAGAATTTTCATGTTCAGACTCTCTTTGTTCTTGGGCATAACACCAGAAGGGATTCCGAAGGGAATGCATACCCCATTTTCCATGGTTTAGTG GTAGAAACTTCCACTGGATTAGTTACCCCTGCCTGTTTTGATAGAACTTCAAGATGTCCGGATGAGATTGTTAGGAAAATTCGAGTAACATCAGCCTATGAGGACCCCAGTTGGAGTGGCAAGTTGCTTGAGACATATGATACTCAAACTGATCAATTCAGAATTGCTTCATGCTGCTG GAGCTTTCgccaaaaatatatttctttgaCACTACAAAGTCTTTCTGATTCAGAAATTCTCCTCAGATGTTCCACTTCTCCTTCTGCTGAGGCCCCAGATTTTGTGGATAATTTAAGAAG GAAATGGGAGTATCTGATTGAACATCCAGATTGGAGAGAAACCTTTCCTAGGAAGCAGCCACGAGTCTTCGAGAGGACGGGGGATGGAGGTTGGAAAAGGTGCTGA
- the LOC126724111 gene encoding protein N-terminal asparagine amidohydrolase isoform X5 translates to MIFVGGVPFSSSSQGNTLVALMEDPILVSAANSFKAIPERKFSVYEESGMDRLTKNKWVYLFQREYGTVDPAFVDFVGTDEATTCVGIVIRNKKNGMTSVSHMDSPNIVDMGLSQMLLHVVDHNMDAELDVHLVGGFEDVSPNYAYSSTRSESQEQLDGHSFPLCAKIVEALFTRPENFHVQTLFVLGHNTRRDSEGNAYPIFHGLVVETSTGLVTPACFDRTSRCPDGIVRRIRVTSAYEDPSWSGKLLETYDTQTDQFRIASCCWSFRQKYISLTLQSLSDSEILLRCSTSPSAEAPDFVDNLRREWEYLIEHPDWRETFPRKQPRVFERARDGGWKRC, encoded by the exons ATGATATTTGTTGGTGGGGTCCCATTTTCATCTTCGTCTCAG GGAAATACCCTGGTTGCTTTGATGGAAGACCCTATTTTGGTATCTGCCGCAAATTCATTCAAGGCTATTCCAGAGAGGAAGTTCTCAGTTTATGAAGAGTCTGGCATGGATAGATTGACGAAGAACAAATGGGTTTATCTGTTCCAAAGAGAATATGGAACTGTTGACCCTGCATTTGTTGAT TTTGTTGGCACTGATGAAGCAACAACCTGTGTGGGCATTGTTATTCGCAACAAGAAAAATGGAAT GACCTCAGTTTCTCATATGGATTCTCCAAATATTGTGGACATGGGCCTCTCCCAGATGTTATTGCATGTTGTTGATCACAATATGGATGCTGAGTTGGAT GTGCATCTTGTTGGTGGCTTTGAAGATGTTTCACCAAAT TATGCTTACTCTAGCACTAGATCTGAAAGCCAGGAACAGTTGGATGGTCATTCCTTTCCATTGTGTGCCAAAATAGTTGAAGCTCTGTTCACAAGACCAGAGAATTTTCATGTTCAGACTCTCTTTGTTCTTGGGCATAACACCAGAAGGGATTCCGAAGGGAATGCATACCCCATTTTCCATGGTTTAGTG GTAGAAACTTCCACTGGATTAGTTACCCCTGCCTGTTTTGATAGAACTTCAAGATGTCCGGATGGGATTGTTAGGAGAATTCGAGTAACGTCAGCCTATGAGGACCCCAGTTGGAGTGGCAAGTTGCTTGAGACATATGATACTCAAACAGATCAATTCAGAATTGCTTCATGCTGCTG GAGCTTTCgccaaaaatatatttctttgaCACTACAAAGTCTTTCTGATTCAGAAATTCTCCTCAGATGTTCCACTTCTCCTTCTGCTGAGGCCCCAGATTTCGTGGATAATTTAAGAAG GGAATGGGAGTATCTGATTGAACATCCAGATTGGAGAGAAACCTTTCCTAGGAAGCAGCCACGAGTCTTTGAGAGGGCCAGGGATGGAGGATGGAAAAGGTGCTGA
- the LOC126724111 gene encoding protein N-terminal asparagine amidohydrolase isoform X3 — protein MIFVGGVPFSSSSQGNTLVALMEDPILVSAANSFKAIPERKFSVYEESGMDRLTKNKWVYLFQREYGTVDPAFVDFVGTDEATTCVGIVIRNKKNGMTSVSHMDSPNIVDMGLSQMLLHVVDHNMDAELDVHLVGGFEDVSPNYVYSSTRSESQEQLDGHSFPLCAKIVEALFTRPENFHVQTLFVLGHNTRRDSEGNAYPIFHGLVVETSTGLVTPACFDRTSRCPDEIVRKIRVTSAYEDPSWSGKLLETYDTQTDQFRIASCCWSFRQKYISLTLQSLSDSEILLRCSTSPSAEAPDFVDNLRRKWEYLIEHPDWRETFPRKQPRVFERTGDGGWKRC, from the exons ATGATATTTGTTGGTGGGGTCCCATTTTCATCTTCGTCTCAG GGAAATACCCTGGTTGCTTTGATGGAAGACCCTATTTTGGTATCTGCCGCAAATTCATTCAAGGCTATTCCAGAGAGGAAGTTCTCAGTTTATGAAGAGTCTGGCATGGATAGATTGACGAAGAATAAATGGGTTTATCTGTTCCAAAGAGAATATGGAACTGTTGACCCTGCATTTGTTGAT TTTGTTGGCACTGATGAAGCAACAACCTGTGTGGGCATTGTTATTCGCAACAAGAAAAATGGAAT GACGTCAGTTTCTCATATGGATTCTCCAAATATTGTGGACATGGGCCTCTCCCAGATGTTATTGCATGTTGTTGATCACAATATGGATGCTGAGTTGGAT GTGCATCTTGTCGGTGGCTTTGAAGATGTTTCACCAAAT TATGTTTACTCTAGCACTAGATCAGAAAGCCAGGAACAGTTGGATGGTCATTCCTTTCCATTGTGTGCCAAAATAGTTGAAGCTTTGTTCACAAGACCAGAGAATTTTCATGTTCAGACTCTCTTTGTTCTTGGGCATAACACCAGAAGGGATTCCGAAGGGAATGCATACCCCATTTTCCATGGTTTAGTG GTAGAAACTTCCACTGGATTAGTTACCCCTGCCTGTTTTGATAGAACTTCAAGATGTCCGGATGAGATTGTTAGGAAAATTCGAGTAACATCAGCCTATGAGGACCCCAGTTGGAGTGGCAAGTTGCTTGAGACATATGATACTCAAACTGATCAATTCAGAATTGCTTCATGCTGCTG GAGCTTTCgccaaaaatatatttctttgaCACTACAAAGTCTTTCTGATTCAGAAATTCTCCTCAGATGTTCCACTTCTCCTTCTGCTGAGGCCCCAGATTTTGTGGATAATTTAAGAAG GAAATGGGAGTATCTGATTGAACATCCAGATTGGAGAGAAACCTTTCCTAGGAAGCAGCCACGAGTCTTCGAGAGGACGGGGGATGGAGGTTGGAAAAGGTGCTGA
- the LOC126724111 gene encoding protein N-terminal asparagine amidohydrolase isoform X9, which yields MELLTLHLLIFPLSYDKFVGTDEATTCVGIVIRNKKNGMTSVSHMDSPNIVDMGLSQMLLHVVDHNMDAELDVHLVGGFEDVSPNYAYSSTRSESQEQLDGHSFPLCAKIVEALFTRPENFHVQTLFVLGHNTRRDSEGNAYPIFHGLVVETSTGLVTPACFDRTSRCPDGIVRRIRVTSAYEDPSWSGKLLETYDTQTDQFRIASCCWSFRQKYISLTLQSLSDSEILLRCSTSPSAEAPDFVDNLRREWEYLIEHPDWRETFPRKQPRVFERARDGGWKRC from the exons ATGGAACTGTTGACCCTGCATTTGTTGAT TTTTCCCCTTTCATATGATAAGTTTGTTGGCACTGATGAAGCAACAACCTGTGTGGGCATTGTTATTCGCAACAAGAAAAATGGAAT GACCTCAGTTTCTCATATGGATTCTCCAAATATTGTGGACATGGGCCTCTCCCAGATGTTATTGCATGTTGTTGATCACAATATGGATGCTGAGTTGGAT GTGCATCTTGTTGGTGGCTTTGAAGATGTTTCACCAAAT TATGCTTACTCTAGCACTAGATCTGAAAGCCAGGAACAGTTGGATGGTCATTCCTTTCCATTGTGTGCCAAAATAGTTGAAGCTCTGTTCACAAGACCAGAGAATTTTCATGTTCAGACTCTCTTTGTTCTTGGGCATAACACCAGAAGGGATTCCGAAGGGAATGCATACCCCATTTTCCATGGTTTAGTG GTAGAAACTTCCACTGGATTAGTTACCCCTGCCTGTTTTGATAGAACTTCAAGATGTCCGGATGGGATTGTTAGGAGAATTCGAGTAACGTCAGCCTATGAGGACCCCAGTTGGAGTGGCAAGTTGCTTGAGACATATGATACTCAAACAGATCAATTCAGAATTGCTTCATGCTGCTG GAGCTTTCgccaaaaatatatttctttgaCACTACAAAGTCTTTCTGATTCAGAAATTCTCCTCAGATGTTCCACTTCTCCTTCTGCTGAGGCCCCAGATTTCGTGGATAATTTAAGAAG GGAATGGGAGTATCTGATTGAACATCCAGATTGGAGAGAAACCTTTCCTAGGAAGCAGCCACGAGTCTTTGAGAGGGCCAGGGATGGAGGATGGAAAAGGTGCTGA
- the LOC126724111 gene encoding protein N-terminal asparagine amidohydrolase isoform X4, translated as MIFVGGVPFSSSSQGNTLVALMEDPILVSAANSFKAIPERKFSVYEESGMDRLTKNKWVYLFQREYGTVDPAFVDFVGTDEATTCVGIVIRNKKNGMTSVSHMDSPNIVDMGLSQMLLHVVDHNMDAELDVHLVGGFEDVSPNYAYSSTRSESQEQLDGHSFPLCAKIVEALFTRPENFHVQTLFVLGHNTRRDSEGNAYPIFHGLVVETSTGLVTPACFDRTSRCPDGIVRRIRVTSAYEDPSWSGKLLETYDTQTDQFRIASCCWSFRQKYISLTLQSLSDSEILLRCSTSPSAEAPDFVDNLRREWEYLIEHPDWRETFPRKQPRVFERARDGGWKRC; from the exons ATGATATTTGTTGGTGGGGTCccattttcatcttcttctcag GGAAATACCCTGGTTGCTTTGATGGAAGACCCTATTTTGGTATCTGCCGCAAATTCATTCAAGGCTATTCCAGAGAGGAAGTTCTCAGTTTATGAAGAGTCTGGCATGGATAGATTGACGAAGAACAAATGGGTTTATCTGTTCCAAAGAGAATATGGAACTGTTGACCCTGCATTTGTTGAT TTTGTTGGCACTGATGAAGCAACAACCTGTGTGGGCATTGTTATTCGCAACAAGAAAAATGGAAT GACCTCAGTTTCTCATATGGATTCTCCAAATATTGTGGACATGGGCCTCTCCCAGATGTTATTGCATGTTGTTGATCACAATATGGATGCTGAGTTGGAT GTGCATCTTGTTGGTGGCTTTGAAGATGTTTCACCAAAT TATGCTTACTCTAGCACTAGATCTGAAAGCCAGGAACAGTTGGATGGTCATTCCTTTCCATTGTGTGCCAAAATAGTTGAAGCTCTGTTCACAAGACCAGAGAATTTTCATGTTCAGACTCTCTTTGTTCTTGGGCATAACACCAGAAGGGATTCCGAAGGGAATGCATACCCCATTTTCCATGGTTTAGTG GTAGAAACTTCCACTGGATTAGTTACCCCTGCCTGTTTTGATAGAACTTCAAGATGTCCGGATGGGATTGTTAGGAGAATTCGAGTAACGTCAGCCTATGAGGACCCCAGTTGGAGTGGCAAGTTGCTTGAGACATATGATACTCAAACAGATCAATTCAGAATTGCTTCATGCTGCTG GAGCTTTCgccaaaaatatatttctttgaCACTACAAAGTCTTTCTGATTCAGAAATTCTCCTCAGATGTTCCACTTCTCCTTCTGCTGAGGCCCCAGATTTCGTGGATAATTTAAGAAG GGAATGGGAGTATCTGATTGAACATCCAGATTGGAGAGAAACCTTTCCTAGGAAGCAGCCACGAGTCTTTGAGAGGGCCAGGGATGGAGGATGGAAAAGGTGCTGA
- the LOC126724111 gene encoding protein N-terminal asparagine amidohydrolase isoform X6 has translation MIFVGGVPFSSSSQGNTLVALMEDPILVSAANSFKAIPERKFSVYEESGMDRLTKNKWVYLFQREYGTVDPAFVDCRTSVSHMDSPNIVDMGLSQMLLHVVDHNMDAELDVHLVGGFEDVSPNYAYSSTRSESQEQLDGHSFPLCAKIVEALFTRPENFHVQTLFVLGHNTRRDSEGNAYPIFHGLVVETSTGLVTPACFDRTSRCPDGIVRRIRVTSAYEDPSWSGKLLETYDTQTDQFRIASCCWSFRQKYISLTLQSLSDSEILLRCSTSPSAEAPDFVDNLRREWEYLIEHPDWRETFPRKQPRVFERARDGGWKRC, from the exons ATGATATTTGTTGGTGGGGTCccattttcatcttcttctcag GGAAATACCCTGGTTGCTTTGATGGAAGACCCTATTTTGGTATCTGCCGCAAATTCATTCAAGGCTATTCCAGAGAGGAAGTTCTCAGTTTATGAAGAGTCTGGCATGGATAGATTGACGAAGAACAAATGGGTTTATCTGTTCCAAAGAGAATATGGAACTGTTGACCCTGCATTTGTTGAT tgcagGACCTCAGTTTCTCATATGGATTCTCCAAATATTGTGGACATGGGCCTCTCCCAGATGTTATTGCATGTTGTTGATCACAATATGGATGCTGAGTTGGAT GTGCATCTTGTTGGTGGCTTTGAAGATGTTTCACCAAAT TATGCTTACTCTAGCACTAGATCTGAAAGCCAGGAACAGTTGGATGGTCATTCCTTTCCATTGTGTGCCAAAATAGTTGAAGCTCTGTTCACAAGACCAGAGAATTTTCATGTTCAGACTCTCTTTGTTCTTGGGCATAACACCAGAAGGGATTCCGAAGGGAATGCATACCCCATTTTCCATGGTTTAGTG GTAGAAACTTCCACTGGATTAGTTACCCCTGCCTGTTTTGATAGAACTTCAAGATGTCCGGATGGGATTGTTAGGAGAATTCGAGTAACGTCAGCCTATGAGGACCCCAGTTGGAGTGGCAAGTTGCTTGAGACATATGATACTCAAACAGATCAATTCAGAATTGCTTCATGCTGCTG GAGCTTTCgccaaaaatatatttctttgaCACTACAAAGTCTTTCTGATTCAGAAATTCTCCTCAGATGTTCCACTTCTCCTTCTGCTGAGGCCCCAGATTTCGTGGATAATTTAAGAAG GGAATGGGAGTATCTGATTGAACATCCAGATTGGAGAGAAACCTTTCCTAGGAAGCAGCCACGAGTCTTTGAGAGGGCCAGGGATGGAGGATGGAAAAGGTGCTGA